A single region of the Aurantiacibacter sp. MUD11 genome encodes:
- a CDS encoding M48 family metallopeptidase, with amino-acid sequence MRFLIALLSFLFAVPAAAQDWQQLEQQDLRLARIAEHIMITNEALCRSTMPVTGMILHSMDQYSSGAAADRFANGELAIAAVLPGSAAELAGLERDDGILAINGRRVADLQPEGEGHVREAAFALLAETPAEQSTTLVIARGERQFSVALPAPRGCRSLVEIMVGGDSNARSDGKVIQLRYDFAAGLSDDQLAIIFAHELAHTVLEHRRRKTDSGIDNSAVMGLVGRNQQANRQAEVEADRLSVHLLANAGYDPAVIATFWRSPEGREAGGGTMPSWIYPAQSARADIALQEIEQYLPLRRGPTWPGHLLALRDRRF; translated from the coding sequence ATGCGCTTCCTGATCGCCTTGCTTTCCTTCCTTTTCGCCGTGCCCGCTGCCGCGCAGGATTGGCAACAACTGGAGCAACAGGACCTGCGCCTCGCACGCATTGCCGAACACATCATGATCACCAACGAGGCGCTGTGCCGCTCGACCATGCCGGTGACGGGGATGATCCTGCACAGCATGGACCAGTACAGCTCCGGCGCTGCTGCCGATCGGTTCGCCAACGGGGAACTGGCCATTGCCGCCGTGCTGCCGGGTTCCGCTGCGGAATTGGCCGGGCTGGAACGCGACGATGGCATTCTTGCCATCAACGGCCGGCGCGTGGCCGACCTGCAACCGGAAGGGGAAGGCCACGTCCGCGAAGCCGCCTTCGCCTTGCTGGCGGAAACACCGGCGGAGCAATCGACAACGCTGGTGATTGCGCGCGGAGAGCGTCAGTTCAGCGTTGCCCTACCCGCCCCGCGCGGTTGCCGTTCGCTGGTTGAGATCATGGTCGGCGGGGACTCCAATGCCCGGTCGGATGGCAAGGTGATCCAGCTACGCTACGATTTCGCCGCCGGGCTGAGCGACGACCAACTCGCCATCATCTTCGCGCATGAACTGGCGCATACCGTGCTGGAACACCGCCGCCGCAAGACCGACTCGGGCATCGACAACAGCGCCGTGATGGGCCTTGTCGGCCGCAACCAGCAAGCCAACCGCCAGGCCGAGGTCGAGGCGGATCGCCTCTCCGTGCACCTGCTGGCCAATGCGGGCTACGATCCGGCAGTCATCGCCACCTTCTGGCGCAGCCCGGAAGGGCGCGAGGCTGGCGGCGGCACCATGCCGAGCTGGATCTATCCGGCGCAATCGGCCCGCGCCGACATCGCCCTGCAGGAAATCGAACAGTACCTGCCGCTACGTCGCGGCCCGACCTGGCCGGGACACCTGCTGGCATTGCGGGACCGGCGTTTCTAG
- a CDS encoding alpha-hydroxy acid oxidase gives MGMDTLGCFNIADLREKARRRLPLGVWEYLERGVEDETGMDRNRSAFDGLTFRPRVLRKVDAIDTRTTIFGQESALPFAIAPTGAAGIMWYRGDHDLARAAAAAGIPFTISSASTMDVEEFADLGGNRWFQLYLWENRELSHDVVRRAHEVGCEALFVTLDLPVPPNREYLAHNGFGMPFALNRRNLPDILAHPRWLTGVIGRYMLSGGIPKQANLPKAMKHSVIRGAKPGALFKQDDLDWDGIKRLRDIWQGAFVLKGILHPDDARMALEVGADGVVVSNHGARALDHSVAAIDALPEVVEAVSGKMTVLLDSGIRRGSDIVKALALGADGAMVGRATLYGLAAAGEPGVARAIDLLGDEVSRTMAMLGLSSIDQIDRAALG, from the coding sequence ATGGGCATGGACACGCTCGGCTGTTTCAACATCGCCGACCTGCGCGAGAAGGCGCGGCGTCGGCTGCCGCTGGGCGTATGGGAATACCTGGAACGCGGGGTTGAGGACGAGACGGGGATGGACCGCAACCGGTCCGCCTTCGATGGCCTCACTTTCCGCCCGCGCGTGCTGCGCAAGGTCGACGCAATCGACACGCGCACCACGATCTTCGGGCAGGAAAGCGCCCTGCCTTTCGCCATCGCGCCCACGGGTGCCGCTGGCATCATGTGGTATCGCGGCGACCATGACCTGGCGCGCGCGGCCGCGGCGGCCGGCATCCCCTTCACCATTTCCAGCGCGAGCACGATGGACGTTGAGGAATTCGCCGACCTGGGTGGCAACCGCTGGTTCCAGCTCTACCTGTGGGAGAACCGTGAACTGTCGCATGACGTGGTGCGGCGCGCGCACGAGGTCGGCTGCGAGGCTTTGTTCGTCACGCTGGACCTGCCGGTACCGCCAAACCGCGAATACCTGGCACACAATGGCTTCGGCATGCCCTTTGCCCTCAACCGTCGCAACCTGCCCGACATCCTGGCGCACCCGCGCTGGCTGACCGGAGTCATCGGTCGCTACATGCTGAGCGGCGGAATTCCCAAGCAGGCCAACCTGCCAAAGGCGATGAAGCACTCAGTCATCCGCGGCGCGAAGCCGGGGGCGCTGTTCAAGCAGGACGACCTCGACTGGGACGGGATCAAGCGCCTGCGCGACATCTGGCAGGGCGCCTTCGTGCTCAAGGGCATCCTGCATCCTGACGATGCCCGTATGGCGCTGGAAGTCGGGGCCGACGGAGTGGTCGTGTCCAACCACGGTGCCCGCGCACTGGACCATTCCGTCGCGGCGATCGACGCCTTGCCCGAAGTGGTCGAGGCCGTGAGCGGCAAGATGACCGTGCTGCTCGACAGCGGCATCCGGCGCGGCAGCGACATCGTGAAGGCTTTGGCCCTGGGCGCGGATGGCGCGATGGTCGGGCGCGCGACGCTGTATGGCCTTGCCGCGGCGGGCGAACCCGGCGTGGCCCGGGCGATTGACCTGCTGGGCGACGAGGTGTCGCGCACCATGGCCATGCTCGGCCTCTCCAGCATCGACCAGATTGATCGCGCCGCCCTTGGTTGA
- a CDS encoding SDR family oxidoreductase, with amino-acid sequence MSILEGRVAVVTGASSGIGEACAVEFVNKGAKVVLAARRQERLDALVDKLEAMGGQALAVVTDVTSEDAMANLFAKAVERFGTVDVLINNAGIAENTPVAEASLEHWHNVLDTNLTSAFLGAKHAWPIFLKGGHGRIVNVGSISAKVPRSECPSYTASKFGLQGLTHALAVDGRDHNIAVSIFHPGIVATEIMPGSVKLPENFAATPEEIAEVIVHMCDLPDHLNFYEALVVQNKLPFLGRG; translated from the coding sequence ATGAGCATTCTGGAAGGCCGCGTTGCGGTGGTTACCGGCGCGAGTTCGGGCATCGGCGAGGCCTGTGCTGTCGAGTTCGTCAACAAGGGCGCCAAGGTGGTGCTGGCCGCGCGGCGGCAGGAACGGCTCGACGCGCTGGTGGATAAACTGGAAGCCATGGGCGGCCAGGCGCTGGCCGTCGTCACCGACGTCACCAGCGAGGACGCCATGGCCAACCTCTTCGCCAAGGCCGTGGAGCGCTTCGGCACGGTCGACGTGCTGATCAACAATGCCGGGATCGCCGAGAACACCCCGGTGGCCGAAGCCTCGCTGGAGCACTGGCACAACGTGCTCGACACCAACCTGACCAGCGCCTTCCTCGGCGCCAAGCACGCCTGGCCGATCTTCCTGAAGGGCGGCCACGGACGCATCGTGAATGTCGGCTCGATCTCGGCCAAGGTGCCGCGCAGCGAGTGCCCGTCCTACACCGCCAGCAAGTTCGGCCTGCAGGGCCTGACCCATGCGCTGGCCGTGGATGGCCGCGACCACAATATCGCCGTGTCGATCTTCCACCCCGGCATCGTGGCCACGGAAATCATGCCCGGCTCGGTCAAGCTGCCCGAGAACTTTGCCGCCACGCCGGAGGAAATCGCCGAGGTGATCGTGCACATGTGCGACCTGCCCGACCACCTGAACTTCTACGAAGCGCTGGTGGTGCAGAACAAGCTGCCCTTCCTCGGACGCGGCTGA
- a CDS encoding citryl-CoA lyase, translating into MRTSKHDKGYSAICTSDADSITVRGRDLCEDLMGKIDFSSYFWLLVTGEEPDENQSFFLNAVLVALAEHGMVPSVAAARMTLAAAPEAVQGAVAAGILGCGSVALGSAEIAGKFYASCVEEQRKSGDPVDEVAGRCIEQWRQHTKAVPGFGHWQHTEGDPRALKLLQLADERGAAGEHVAMMRALQAALPKTIGRELPVNVNGPIPAIMLDLGWPLAALKGIGLLCRTGSLIGHLTEEAERPVGFIMSGAASAAIEYDGD; encoded by the coding sequence ATGCGCACCAGCAAGCACGACAAGGGATATTCGGCCATCTGCACTTCGGATGCGGACAGCATCACGGTGCGCGGGCGCGACCTGTGCGAAGACCTGATGGGGAAGATCGACTTCTCCAGCTACTTCTGGCTGCTGGTGACGGGCGAGGAGCCGGACGAGAACCAGAGCTTCTTCCTCAATGCCGTGCTGGTGGCCCTTGCCGAACACGGCATGGTCCCGTCGGTCGCGGCTGCCCGCATGACACTGGCGGCCGCGCCGGAAGCAGTCCAGGGCGCGGTGGCGGCAGGCATCCTCGGCTGCGGCTCGGTGGCGCTGGGCAGCGCCGAGATCGCCGGCAAGTTCTACGCCTCCTGCGTGGAAGAGCAGCGCAAAAGTGGCGACCCGGTGGACGAGGTCGCAGGGCGCTGCATCGAGCAGTGGCGCCAGCATACCAAGGCCGTGCCCGGCTTCGGCCACTGGCAGCATACAGAGGGGGACCCACGGGCCCTCAAGCTGCTGCAACTGGCGGACGAGCGCGGCGCGGCCGGCGAGCATGTCGCGATGATGCGCGCGTTGCAGGCGGCCTTGCCCAAGACCATCGGGCGCGAACTGCCGGTAAACGTCAACGGCCCGATCCCCGCCATCATGCTGGACCTCGGCTGGCCGCTCGCGGCGTTGAAGGGCATCGGCCTGCTGTGCCGCACCGGCAGCCTGATCGGCCACCTGACCGAAGAGGCCGAACGCCCCGTGGGCTTCATCATGAGCGGGGCCGCATCGGCCGCAATCGAATACGACGGGGACTAG
- a CDS encoding CaiB/BaiF CoA transferase family protein gives MTARPLANITVIEMGTFITGPAAGMMLADLGAEVIKVEQPGAGDPFRSFKGGLYSPHFQTYNRNKQSIALDPKNPDDLEVLDGLVKQADVFIENFRPGVTERLNVHAERLRELNPRLIYASISGFGSEGPDRDRPAFDTVAQAASGFLRLLVNPGHPRVVGPAIADAMTGFYTALGILAALNERHETGKGRLVECSMFEAMCHFNLDDFTHLLSVDEVMGPWSRPHVSQSYVFECADGKWLALHMSSPPKFWENLAATVGRPDMLEMEQFATREARIAHYDDVIAFLAPIFATKDRDYWTDELTRREVPNSPVRTSEEVLASAQAKALGIQVDDPDGPMGPFSTVRNPLSFDGERMTEVAAPPVLDQQGEQLRKRAKG, from the coding sequence ATGACGGCCAGGCCGCTTGCGAATATTACCGTTATCGAAATGGGCACATTCATCACCGGCCCTGCTGCCGGGATGATGCTGGCCGACCTTGGGGCGGAGGTCATCAAGGTGGAACAGCCCGGTGCCGGTGACCCCTTTCGCAGCTTCAAGGGCGGGCTCTATTCGCCGCATTTCCAGACCTACAACCGCAACAAGCAGTCGATAGCGCTCGATCCGAAGAATCCGGACGATCTCGAGGTGCTCGATGGGCTGGTGAAGCAGGCCGACGTCTTCATCGAGAACTTTCGCCCCGGCGTGACCGAGCGCTTGAATGTCCATGCAGAGCGCCTGCGCGAATTGAACCCGCGCCTGATCTACGCCTCGATTTCCGGTTTCGGCAGTGAGGGGCCGGATCGTGATCGTCCGGCCTTCGACACGGTGGCACAGGCTGCCAGCGGCTTCCTGCGGCTGCTGGTGAACCCCGGACATCCGCGCGTCGTCGGCCCGGCCATCGCCGATGCCATGACCGGCTTCTACACCGCGCTGGGCATCCTTGCCGCGCTGAACGAGCGGCACGAGACGGGCAAGGGCAGGCTGGTCGAATGCTCGATGTTCGAGGCCATGTGCCACTTCAACCTCGACGATTTCACGCACCTGCTTTCGGTGGATGAGGTGATGGGGCCGTGGAGCCGCCCGCATGTGTCGCAAAGCTATGTCTTCGAGTGTGCCGACGGGAAGTGGCTGGCGCTGCACATGTCATCGCCACCGAAGTTCTGGGAAAACCTCGCGGCGACCGTCGGCCGGCCCGACATGCTGGAGATGGAACAGTTTGCCACGCGCGAGGCCCGCATCGCGCATTACGACGACGTCATCGCCTTCCTCGCGCCGATCTTCGCGACCAAGGATCGCGATTACTGGACCGACGAGCTCACCCGCCGCGAAGTGCCCAATTCGCCGGTGCGCACCTCGGAAGAGGTGCTCGCCAGCGCGCAGGCCAAGGCGCTCGGCATCCAGGTCGACGATCCGGACGGGCCGATGGGGCCGTTCAGCACGGTCCGCAATCCGCTCAGCTTCGATGGCGAACGGATGACCGAGGTCGCCGCACCGCCCGTGCTCGACCAGCAGGGCGAGCAATTGCGCAAGCGCGCGAAGGGCTAG
- a CDS encoding VOC family protein, whose amino-acid sequence MANSLPARLHHTAYVSKDLEKTRAFYEDVLGFPLVATWCEQEELFGKERTYCHCFFGLADGSALAFFQFAHEDDDKEFNQPVPPSPFRHIALHVDEEAQADLEKRIAAAGIEPPQTYTLEHGYCRSVYVVDPDGMIVEFTCDAPHADQINSIRAKDAHSELKRWLAGDHRPNNDVRPSELAKAG is encoded by the coding sequence ATGGCGAATTCGTTGCCTGCCCGCCTGCATCACACGGCCTACGTTTCGAAGGATCTGGAGAAGACGCGCGCCTTTTACGAGGACGTGCTGGGCTTCCCGCTCGTCGCCACCTGGTGCGAGCAGGAAGAGCTGTTCGGCAAGGAGCGGACCTATTGCCACTGCTTCTTCGGCCTGGCCGACGGCAGTGCGCTGGCCTTCTTCCAGTTCGCGCACGAGGACGACGACAAGGAATTCAACCAGCCGGTGCCGCCGTCGCCGTTCCGCCACATTGCCCTGCATGTCGATGAAGAGGCGCAGGCCGATCTCGAGAAGCGCATTGCCGCAGCCGGGATCGAGCCGCCGCAGACCTATACGCTTGAACACGGCTATTGCCGTTCGGTCTATGTCGTCGATCCCGATGGCATGATCGTGGAGTTCACCTGTGACGCGCCGCATGCCGACCAGATCAATTCGATCCGCGCCAAGGATGCCCATTCCGAACTGAAGCGCTGGCTGGCCGGCGATCACCGCCCGAACAACGACGTGCGTCCGTCCGAACTGGCGAAGGCGGGCTGA
- a CDS encoding 5-methyltetrahydropteroyltriglutamate--homocysteine methyltransferase, translated as MLLPSSLVGSYSQPDWLIDRAKLAGRFPPRTRAMELWKVEPDLLEQAWDDATIVAIREQEVAGLDIITDGEMRRESYSNRFATALNGIDMENHGTALDRSGEPVPVPRVAGDISRKHPVQVRDVEFMRRFTDKPIKITVPGPFTMGQQAQDDHYGDPEALALAYAAAVNEEIKDLHAAGADVVQLDEPYMQARPEAARQFGLKALARALEGVEGTTALHICFGYAALIHERPEGYSFLPELAGSGVKQISIETAQQNLDCAILEKLPDKTIILGVLDLSTHEVETPEIVAARIRKALPHVDVERVIVAPDCGLKYLPRDVAFGKMKAMADGARIVREELS; from the coding sequence ATGCTGCTGCCCAGTTCGCTGGTCGGGTCCTATTCGCAGCCCGACTGGCTGATCGATCGCGCCAAGCTGGCGGGACGTTTTCCGCCGCGTACGCGCGCCATGGAATTGTGGAAGGTCGAGCCCGACCTGCTGGAGCAGGCCTGGGACGATGCGACCATTGTCGCCATCCGCGAGCAGGAGGTCGCCGGTCTCGACATCATCACCGATGGCGAGATGCGGCGCGAAAGCTACTCCAACCGCTTTGCCACTGCGCTCAACGGTATCGACATGGAGAACCACGGCACCGCGCTCGACCGCAGCGGGGAGCCGGTACCGGTGCCGCGCGTGGCGGGGGACATCAGCCGCAAGCACCCGGTGCAGGTGCGTGATGTGGAATTCATGCGGCGCTTCACCGACAAGCCGATCAAGATCACCGTGCCGGGGCCGTTCACCATGGGGCAGCAGGCGCAGGACGATCACTATGGCGATCCCGAAGCACTGGCGCTGGCCTATGCTGCGGCGGTGAACGAGGAGATCAAGGATCTCCACGCCGCTGGCGCAGACGTCGTCCAGCTGGATGAACCCTATATGCAGGCCCGGCCCGAGGCCGCCCGCCAGTTCGGCCTCAAGGCGCTGGCCCGCGCACTGGAGGGTGTCGAGGGCACGACCGCGCTGCACATCTGCTTCGGCTATGCCGCGCTGATCCATGAGCGGCCCGAGGGCTACTCCTTCCTTCCGGAACTTGCCGGGTCAGGCGTCAAGCAGATCAGTATCGAGACAGCGCAGCAGAACCTCGATTGCGCCATCCTCGAGAAGCTGCCGGACAAGACCATCATCCTCGGCGTGCTGGACCTGTCGACGCATGAGGTGGAAACGCCCGAGATTGTCGCGGCGCGCATCCGCAAGGCATTGCCGCATGTCGATGTGGAACGCGTGATCGTCGCTCCCGATTGCGGCCTCAAGTACCTGCCGCGCGACGTCGCCTTCGGGAAGATGAAGGCCATGGCGGACGGTGCGCGGATCGTGCGCGAGGAGCTTTCGTGA
- a CDS encoding cobalamin-independent methionine synthase II family protein, whose translation MSFRTTHTGSLPRPDYLLDMVFAREGGEEVSQEAFDEAVERATAEIVQRQKQAGIDIVNDGEMSKPSYATYIKHRLSGFGGEAGQYEFQDLEDFPGAKAQVFGNKGRAKRSAPACTGPIEVIDMDAPRLDAERLTRLAEGHATFMSAASPGVTALFFPNQYYASDEEYVFALAEGLRHEYETIANAGITLQVDCPDLAMGRHVQFTHLSLEDFRKRIGMNIAALNHALQNIPAEQLRMHLCWGNYPGPHHCDVDLAEIADIVWQAKPQTVLLEGANPRHAHEFAYFEQHPLPEGKILCPGMVEPQSPYIEHPDLIAQRIGRYADLLGRERVLAGVDCGFSVHAGSNSVDAEVVWAKLAALAEGAAIASKKYW comes from the coding sequence GTGAGCTTTCGCACCACGCACACCGGCAGCCTGCCGCGTCCCGACTACCTGCTCGACATGGTCTTCGCCCGGGAGGGTGGGGAAGAGGTCTCGCAAGAAGCTTTCGATGAGGCAGTGGAACGTGCCACCGCCGAGATCGTCCAGCGCCAGAAGCAGGCGGGCATCGACATCGTCAACGACGGCGAGATGTCGAAGCCCAGCTACGCCACCTACATCAAGCACCGCCTGTCGGGCTTCGGCGGAGAGGCGGGGCAGTACGAGTTCCAGGACCTGGAGGACTTTCCCGGCGCCAAGGCGCAGGTGTTCGGTAACAAGGGCAGGGCGAAGCGATCGGCGCCGGCCTGCACCGGTCCGATCGAAGTGATCGACATGGATGCGCCGAGGCTGGATGCCGAACGGTTGACCAGGCTGGCCGAAGGGCACGCGACCTTCATGTCTGCCGCCTCTCCCGGCGTGACTGCGCTGTTCTTCCCGAACCAGTACTACGCCAGCGACGAGGAATACGTCTTCGCCCTGGCGGAGGGACTGCGGCACGAATACGAGACCATCGCCAATGCCGGGATCACCCTGCAGGTCGATTGTCCGGACCTGGCCATGGGTCGCCACGTGCAGTTCACGCACCTGTCGCTGGAGGACTTCCGCAAGCGCATCGGCATGAACATCGCCGCGCTCAACCACGCCTTGCAGAACATCCCGGCCGAGCAATTGCGCATGCATCTTTGCTGGGGCAACTACCCGGGGCCGCACCACTGCGACGTGGACTTGGCCGAGATCGCCGACATCGTCTGGCAGGCCAAGCCGCAGACCGTGCTGCTGGAAGGCGCCAACCCGCGCCACGCGCACGAGTTCGCCTATTTCGAGCAGCACCCGTTACCCGAAGGGAAGATCCTCTGCCCCGGCATGGTGGAGCCGCAAAGCCCCTATATCGAGCACCCGGACCTGATCGCCCAACGGATCGGTCGCTATGCCGACCTGCTCGGTCGGGAGCGCGTGCTGGCCGGTGTTGACTGCGGCTTCTCGGTCCATGCCGGCAGCAACTCGGTCGATGCCGAAGTCGTCTGGGCAAAGCTTGCGGCACTGGCCGAAGGCGCAGCCATCGCTTCGAAGAAGTACTGGTGA